A stretch of DNA from Nitratireductor thuwali:
ACGATTTCGCCCTTCACCCCGGTCTCCACGCCCGCTCTCTCCAACCCCAGGCCTTCCGTGTTGGGAATGCGGCCGATGGCAAGCATGATCTGGTCGAAGCTTTCCACCGCGCCCGACTTGAGGTGCGCGTCGAGCGCCCCGTCCGGCCGTTTGTCGACCTTTTCGATGAGTTCGTGGCAGAGAATGCGTATCCCCTTGGCTTCCATCGCCTCGTGCAAGCCGCGCCGAAGGTCGTTGTCGAAGCGGCTGAGAATTTCCTTGCCGCGATAGACGAGCGTCGTCTCCACGCCCAGGCCATGGAAGATGTTGGCGAACTCCACGGCAATATAGCCGCCGCCTTCGATGGCGATGCGCTTCGGCAGTTCCTTCAGATCGAAGGCTTCGTTGGAGAAGATGCAATGCTCGTGCCCGGGCAAGGCCTCATGCGGATTGGGCCGTCCGCCGACCGCGATCAGGATATTTTGCGCCGTCAGGGTCTCGCCGCCCACCCGCACGGTGTGGCGATCCACCAGCACGGCACGATCCTCGATGATCCGCGCGCCGGCGTTTTCAAGGCCCCTGCGGTAAAGGCCTTCCAGGCGGGAAATCTCCCGATCCTTGTTGGCGACCAGCGTTCTCCAGTCGAAGCGCGTCTCACCGACCGTCCAGCCGTAGCCGGCCGCATCTTCAAAGTGCTCGGGGAACTGCGAGGCGTAGACATAAAGCTTCTTGGGAACACAGCCGCGGATGACACAGGTGCCGCCGAACCGGTACTCCTCGGCGATGGCCACCTTCTTGCCCAGGCCCGCCGCCAGCCGCGCGGCGCGCACGCCTCCCGATCCTCCGCCGATGACAAAAAGATCGAGATCGAAATCGCTCATGTCGGAAAAACCCCGTGCTGCTCGTTCTGTCGCCTGAGGCAGCTATGCTCTTGTCGCACAAATTGAAAGCCCGGCGCGGCGGCCGGGCTTTCAATAATATTCAATCGGGCACGCTGTCTATTGTCCGGTGGCGTTGCTGTCGCCGGCGTTGCCAGCCTCGCCGGTGCCGTTGCTTTCGCTGGCGGGCGCCTGCGCGTTCGCTGCCGCTTCGATCTGTTCCGTCACGCTCTGGGTCAGGTCGCGCACGATGCCGCGGCGCCAGATCTCGGCCGCACTGAGCACTTCGCGCGTGACGATGGGCCCGTCCGCCAGAAGCTTCTTGCCTGTCTCGGAATTGTAGAAATTGGCGATGTTGTTCAGGTCTTCCTCGCTGAACACGCGCGCATAGGCCAGCGCCGCCTCCCGTTCCAGATCGGCCCGGCGGCTGGCCAGTTCCAGCGCCTTTTCATCGACCGTCGCATTGATGAGGTCGACGAGGTTCGGGCTCTGCTGGATAAGCTCGCTCTTCAGCGCCTGTGCAGCCTGGGGCAGCACATTGTCGAAATTTTCGGTGGCGTTGATGGCGGTGATCGCCTGGCGCGCGGCCCGCAGATGCGTATCAGATATTTCCTGCGCGCCAGCCGGCAAGGTGAAGGCGGTAAGGGCCATCGCCGCGGCCAGCGCAATGTGGCGAACATTCTTGGCCATGTTCATATCTGTTGGACTCCGTTTCTTATATAATTCAACCGTTACGCGTCGATGGTCCTGATGCCGTCCCCGCCCGCCAGGATCGCCAGACTGGCCAACCCGGTAAAGAGCCCCGTTTCGACGACGCCCGGAATACCGTTCAGCGCCTGTGCCAGCGCTCTTGGCTCCGGAATACGGCCAAATGATGCATCGAGGATGAAATGGCCACCATCCGTAACAAATGGCTTGCCGTCAGCCAACCGCATTTCGTGGGTAAGGGAAAGACCCAGCCGCTCCGCCGTTTTCTCGATGGCCAGCAGCGTGGCGCGCAGGCCGAACGGAACCACTTCCACCGGCAGCGGAAACCTGCCGAGCGTGGCGACATGCTTGCTTTCGTCCGCGATGACGATCATCCGGCGCGAGGCGGATGCGACGATCTTTTCGCGCAGCAGCGCGCCCCCGCCTCCCTTGATCAGCGCCAGCTCCGGCCCGATTTCGTCGGCGCCGTCGATAGTCAGATCCAGGCGCGGGGTCTCGTCCAGGTCCGTCAGCGGGATCGACAACTGGCGGCAGAGCGCGGCCGTGCGCTCGGAGGTGGGAACGCCCACGACCTTCAGCCCCTCGCCGACCCTGACGCCCAGCAATCTGATGAATTCTTCGGCAGTGGAGCCGGTACCGATGCCGAGCTTCATGCCGTCTTCCACATGTTCGAGCGCGGCCTGCCCGGCCGCAATCTTCAATGCCTTTGCATCGAGCGCCATCGATTCCCCCAGAACTTCCCCTGCCTCTACCGCATCGGCCCGAAAACCGAAACCGGCTTCGGACGGCCCGCTGCGGCCTTAATTATCCACGGCGTCTTTGGTGCATCCAACGATGCATGGCGCTGTAGCCGTTTTCCGCCGGCACGGCAAACCCGCTTGCGCATCGCCGCGCTTGCACGGGGCGATGCGGGAGGGTATCGCCTCCACGGAAGATCTTTGCAGGCTCAGGGGAAGCACCATGGCACCGCCCATCATCGTATTCGATCTCGACGGCACGCTCATCGATACCGCGCCCGATCTTCTCGACAGCCTCAACCACTGTCTTCAGACGGCGAACGTGCCACCGGTCGAGGCGGCGGAAATCCGCCGTTTCGTCGGCTTCGGCAGCCGCGTCATGATCGAAAGGGCCTTTGCCGATCACGGACAGCCCCTCATCGAGGGGCAGCTCGACGCCCTGCAGGCACTGTTCCTGGAGCATTATTCGGCCGCGATGCCCGGCAAATCCCGCCCCTTCGCCGGCGTGCCCGAAGCGATAACCCGTTTTCGCAAGGCGGGCTACCTGACCGCCGTGTGCACCAACAAGCTCGAAGGACTTTCCGTGTCTCTGCTGGACGCACTGGAAATGACCGAACTCTTCGGCGCGGTCTGCGGCGCCGATACATTCGCTCACCGCAAGCCCGATCCCCGCCACCTCCTGGAAACGATCGAGCGATGCGGCGGCGACCGCGACCGCGCCGTGATGGTCGGCGATTCGCGCACCGACATCGACACCGCCAAGGCCGCCGGCATTCCCGTCGTTGCCGTGGATTTCGGCTATACCGACGTGCATGTCAGCACTTTCGAGCCCAGCCGCGTCATCTCCCATTTCGACGAACTTACGGTCGAATTGGCTGAAAGCCTCATCCGCGAGGCATCGGGCATCGCGGTCTCTTGACTTGCGGCCCCTGCCCCCCTTATATCGCCGCGCGCTCGGTAATTGAGCACCGGGCGGGCGCGTAGCTCAGCGGGAGAGCACACCCTTCACACGGGTGGGGTCACAGGTTCAATCCCTGTCGCGCCCACCATTTGAATGAGGTTGGCCAGCCGCACCGGCCTGTTACCCCGGTCCCCTTATCCTTCCGCATCCATGAAAGTGAAGAAACCGTGCACGCTTCCGTTGTCCGGGCAAGTGCTTTCGCAGCTTCCATTTTCGCCCTTTACATAGCCGGCGCAATGCTCGTTCCGGCGGCTGTCGATCTTTATTACGGCAATAGCGACTGGCAGGTTTTCGTCTTCTGTTCCCTCACCACCAGCGGTGTGGGGCTGACGATCGCCGCCGCCACGCACGGACGGCGTCATGTCGGTTCGACGCGGTTTGCCTTCTTCGTCGTCGTGATGTTGTGGGCCACGCTCGGCCTCGTCGGGGCTCTGCCGTTCTACGCGGCGTCCCTCAGGCTAGACCTTGCCAGCGCCGTCTTCGAATCGGTGTCGGCGATAACGACGACCGGCTCCACAGTGATAGCGGGGCTCGATGGTCTTCCCCCGGGCATGCTCCTGTGGCGCTCTTTGCTGCAGTGGATCGGCGGCCTCGGCGTCATCGCCCTCGGCCTGTTCTTTCTGCCCATGCTGCGCGTGGGCGGCTTCTCCTATTTTCGCATCGAATCATCCGATATCGAGGAGGATCGGCCGTTCGGGCGGCTGGCAAGCTATACCCAGGCGCTGGTCGCCATCTATATCGCCCTGACCCTTTTGTGCGCGATCGCCTACGGCATGGCCGGGATGAGCTTTTTCGACGCCGTCAATCACGCGATGACCACGATCGCGACAGGCGGGTTTTCCACCCATGACGCTTCCTTCGGCTATTTCGAGGGCCGTGCCGTCCTGTGGGTCGGCGTCGTCTTCATGATGCTCTCGGCGCTCCCCTTTTCGATTCTGATCCTGTTCCTGGTCAGCGGCCGGCTGGACGCCCTGCGCGATCCGCAGATCCGGGTCTTCCTGGGTTACGTGGCGGCCGCCGTCCTCGTCATGGCCATCTACCGGCGGCTTGCGACGGGCATGGACTTCGGCGATGCGCTGACGTCGTCGGCCTTCAACCTTGTGTCGATCATCACCACCGCCGGATTCGCCAGCGAGGACTACACATTGTGGGGTCCTTTCGCCATCACCCTCTTCTTCTTCGCGACATTCCTTGGCGGCTGTTCGGGCTCGACCGCCGGCGGCGTCAAGGCTTACCGCTTTCTGATCCTGGGATTGATGCTGCGCAACGGGCTGCGATCGTTGATCCATCCGAGTTCGATCCAGCCGCTGCGCTATGGCAACCGGGTCGTCGATCCTCAGATGCAGCGTTCGGTCACGCTTTTCGCCATAGCCTTCATCGGTATCTGGGCCGCCGCCTCGCTGGCTCTGTCGGCGGGCGGGCTCGATCTTGTCACGTCGACCACCGCAACCCTCACGGCGATTACCAATGTCGGGCCCGGCCTGGGCCCCGTCATAGGCCCGGCGGGCAATTTCAGCGCGCTCAACGACTATGCCAAATGGATACTGACGGTGACCATGCTGCTCGGCCGGCTCGAGATCCTCGCCGTCCTGGTGCTGCTGTCGCCGGCCTTCTGGCGGGATTAGCGGGTCAGCTGCCGGCCGAGCGGGCGTCCCCGACCTTGGTCAGCGCCGTGGAGAGGCGGGCGTCGCGATCATAGACGTCGTCATGATAGGCAACGCTTCCCGACGCATCGGGCCAGGCCGTGAAATAGCCGACATAGACGGGTATCTTCGACGGCACGTTCCGGCGGCTGTTCTTGCCCCGGGCCACGGCCGCGCCGACATCTTCCTCGGTCGTACCCAGGACGGCCGCCGCCATCGCCCGCGGCTCATGCAGCCGCACGCAGCCATGGCTGAAAGCGCGGGTATCGCGGCTGAAGAGATTGCGGGCCGGCGTGTCGTGCATGTAGATGGCGTGCTTGTTGGGAAACATGATCTTCAACTCGCCCAACGCGTTGCGCTCGCTCGGCGTCTGGCGAACATTATAGGGGATGTTGGCGCCGTAGCGCGACCAGTTGACGGCCGATGAAGGAATGCGCCGCCCCTTGGCGTCCGTGACCTCATAGCCGGCCCGGTCCAGATAGCCCGGATCCTTGCGCAGACGCGGCAGCATCTCGTTGATCAGGATGGAACGCGGCACGCCCCAATAGGGGTTGAACTCCACATATTCGATCTCGTCGTAAAAGAAGCTGGTCTGGTTGGCGGTCTTGCCGACGACCGTGCGCATCGCCAGCTTCTCCTTGCCGTCCTCCATATAGCTGGCGGTGAAGGAGGCGGCGTTGATCATCACGCGCCGGCTGCCCATATGGGAAGGGTGCCAGCGCAGCCGCTCCATCGCCAGGATGACCTTGTCAATGCGGGCGGCCTTCGATTCGCCTGCAAGAGCGCCGACCGTGCGCCGCCCGACGATGCCGTCGGGGTTGAGATCATGCCGCTTCTGCGCGGCCTTTATCACGGGAACGAGCTCGTCCGCATAGGTTTCGCTGCCGGCGTAAGAGGCCAGGAGGACGCCGTGCTCCCGCCGGAATGCGTCGTCCGCGTCCCTGTCGATGATGCGCAGCAATTTCGCGAAATCCGGATGACTCCCGCCCGGCCGCACGAATGTGTCGGGATCGACGACGATTTCCCGCTCCTGGCTGGCGCGCAATGCGGCAAGCTCCTTGCGCAGCGCGGCGTAGATCTCGTTGGCCGGTTGAAGCGACGCCAGATAGCGCGGGGCATTGGCCGTCTGCGACAGGATATTCAATACGCGTCCGGCATCGAACGGCTTTTCCGGGAAATCGTGGTAGCCTGAAAGCTTGTTGGGATCGACGCGCCCCCGTGTGGCATCCCTGGCATATCGAAGCGCCCGCGCCGACAGCATCAGTTCGAAGCGCATCAGATCCGCCAGCCGCGCATCCTCGTCACCCGAAGCGGAGGGTTCCCGGACCGCATAATCGGCCTCGACCAGCCCATCCTCACTGGCGGCGCGAAGGACGCCGAGCGTGGCAAGCGCCCGCTCGTTCGGCCCATTCTCGTCGCTCCAGATGAAGGCGGGATTTTCCTGGTAATAGGCAGTGACGGCGTCGACGATCGGCTTTTCTGCAAGGATGTCGAGATCACCAGCCGCTGCCAGCGCTCTGGTGAAGCGTGAATCCGGTGGAAACTGCGCCCCCTCTTCCGCTTTCGGCGCAATGGCGGTCACGTCGAGCTTCCGCAGATCCTCGGCCCGATAGTTGTAATAGCTGGGGCCGCTGACCTTCGGCGCGGCCGCTCTTGGCGCTGGCTGCTCCGGCTCACGAACCACCGGAGCCTGCCGTACCGGCTGGCGGTTCGAACGATTGCCGAAAAGCATGTCGAACAGATACTGCTCGGCACTTGCCTGCGGCACATGTCCGGCAAGCCCGGCGGCGAACGCCAGAACGGTCAGGCTGACATATTTAACGGACCGCTTCGCCATCTGGCGCACTCCCCCAAGGTTTTGCAGGTCATCACTTACCGCCGCCACCGGCCATGGCGTGAGCCCCGCAGGCCGGACAACGACCACCGCGACACTATAATGATTCATCAAACTAAGGTTAAGCGCGCGCTAAGATCGGCCGTGGAGCCAGCGAAAGACACCATCAATTTAACGTGAAGGCGGCGACCGGGTTCCCTTTACTCGGCAGCGGCAAGCAGCCGCTGCCCGGCGAAGAATTCGGCCAGATGGGCAAGCGTCGCCGGATCGGAAAGGATACGGCGGTGGCCGGCGCCGTCGACAGGCCGGAGCCCGGCACGGTTTGCGCCCGCCGCGATGGCTTGCGCATCGGCGAAAGGAACCTCGCGATCGTCGGGCGCATGGAGAACCATGATCGGGACGGCCAGCGATGCAGCTTGCCGCGCTACGACGAACTCCGACAATGGCGAGCCCGTGACGCGTTCGACCCGATCGAAGAAAGCCTCGCGGCTTCTGCGGCCCAATCCGAGCTCGCGCGAAAAATAGGCGAACAGATCGGGCATGGAGTTCGGCGACGCGATCAGCGCCAGGCGACCGGCGTCGACCGGTTCCAGCCCGTTCACCGAGCCCTTGAGCGCATTGACCAGCACCGTGCCTCCGAAGGAATGGCCGACGAGGCCGGCAAACGGGCCGAACCAGTCCTGAACGGTTTTCACCGCCGCCACGGCGCTCGCCATGTGAAGCCGCCGTCCGGAGGAAGCGCCATGGCCGGGAAGATCGAGCGCAATCACCCGGAAGCCGTGCGCGCGCAGTTCCCCGATGATGGCCCGCATGTATTCGCTGCGCGATCCCCAGCCATGCGTGACCAGGATCGTCCCCCTGCCCCGCCATGCGCCCTGCGGCCGGAACTCGTGGGCAACAAAATATCCATAGGCGGATTTCAGGCAGTGCCGCCGCGCTTCCAGCATGAAGGCCTCGGCCGCAGCGATCCTTTCGCGCGCCCTTGGCGAGCGGCCGCCATCCGGTTTCGGCGTCCGGCAAAATATCTCGAAAGCCGCATGTCCGGCTAGGCGCGGCGCGATATGTTCTGCTATTCCAAACAGGATGCGCAGTGCAGACAGTCGGAGAGAAGCCATCATCGTCGCCCTGAAATGTTCATTATTGAACAGGATAGTTCAATCATGAACAATAAGCAACAGCTCCCTTGGGACAATCCGCGTTTTCACAACTGGATTGCCGTGGTCCGTGCCGAAAAGGCAGTCGTCAAGGCGCTCGGCCAGGCGCTTGCGCCGCTCGGGCTCAAGATCGCGCAGCTCGACGTCCTGATGAATCTCTACCGGCATCCTGGAACTTCCCAGCACGATCTTGCCCGGCGGCTTCTCGTGGGGCGATCGAACATCACCATGCTGCTGCCGCAATTGGAAGAGCAGGACCTCTTGCGCCGCGAAGGCGATCCCAATGACCGGCGCGTCATGCGCCTCTACCTGACCGAAAAGGGCGAAGCTCTGCTCATGAAGGCGCTGGAGGTCTACACGGGACTGATCGACCGCGTCATGGCGCAGTCCACACCCTCGCAGTGCCAGGCGCTCGGAGAGCACATGCGCCGCATCATCGACGAACTCGAGCGGGACTGAGCCGGCTCCGCTTCCCGCACGCTGCGGCTCTACCACATCGTCGCGGCAGCGCGCTCCGGCCATTCCCGGTCATATTTGGCGCCGTCGATCTTGCCCGAGGTGAGCGCGCCCAGTATGTCGCCTGGTGTCGGCAGGCCCGAGGCGGCGGCCTGCGACGCGGCATCCCACAGCCTGGACCGCTGTATGGCGCGGGCGCACTGAAAATACACCGTTTCCACATGCACGACGATGACCGAGCGTGGCGCCTTGCCGCCGACGGCGAAGCTGTCGCACAAGCCGGGATCGACGCTCAGCCGGGCACGGCCGTTGACCCGCAGCGTCGTGCCCGATCCCGGCACCAGGAACAGCAGCGCCACCCGGCCGTCGCGCACGATATTGCGCAGCGAATCGATGCGGTTGTTGCCCCGCCGGTCGGGCATCAGCAACGTCCGTTCGTCGTGGACCCGGACAAAACCCGGCTCGTCGCCGCGCGGCGAGCAATCGAGCCCTTCCGGTCCCGACGTGGCGAGAGCCACGAAAGGCGATGCCTCGATGAA
This window harbors:
- a CDS encoding pyridoxamine 5'-phosphate oxidase family protein; translation: MIDEAGGICGFVESVEALEDIYGEPGTASLVKEVDHIIAPYAAFIEASPFVALATSGPEGLDCSPRGDEPGFVRVHDERTLLMPDRRGNNRIDSLRNIVRDGRVALLFLVPGSGTTLRVNGRARLSVDPGLCDSFAVGGKAPRSVIVVHVETVYFQCARAIQRSRLWDAASQAAASGLPTPGDILGALTSGKIDGAKYDREWPERAAATMW
- a CDS encoding TrkH family potassium uptake protein; translated protein: MHASVVRASAFAASIFALYIAGAMLVPAAVDLYYGNSDWQVFVFCSLTTSGVGLTIAAATHGRRHVGSTRFAFFVVVMLWATLGLVGALPFYAASLRLDLASAVFESVSAITTTGSTVIAGLDGLPPGMLLWRSLLQWIGGLGVIALGLFFLPMLRVGGFSYFRIESSDIEEDRPFGRLASYTQALVAIYIALTLLCAIAYGMAGMSFFDAVNHAMTTIATGGFSTHDASFGYFEGRAVLWVGVVFMMLSALPFSILILFLVSGRLDALRDPQIRVFLGYVAAAVLVMAIYRRLATGMDFGDALTSSAFNLVSIITTAGFASEDYTLWGPFAITLFFFATFLGGCSGSTAGGVKAYRFLILGLMLRNGLRSLIHPSSIQPLRYGNRVVDPQMQRSVTLFAIAFIGIWAAASLALSAGGLDLVTSTTATLTAITNVGPGLGPVIGPAGNFSALNDYAKWILTVTMLLGRLEILAVLVLLSPAFWRD
- a CDS encoding DUF2059 domain-containing protein, with translation MAKNVRHIALAAAMALTAFTLPAGAQEISDTHLRAARQAITAINATENFDNVLPQAAQALKSELIQQSPNLVDLINATVDEKALELASRRADLEREAALAYARVFSEEDLNNIANFYNSETGKKLLADGPIVTREVLSAAEIWRRGIVRDLTQSVTEQIEAAANAQAPASESNGTGEAGNAGDSNATGQ
- a CDS encoding alpha/beta hydrolase, translated to MASLRLSALRILFGIAEHIAPRLAGHAAFEIFCRTPKPDGGRSPRARERIAAAEAFMLEARRHCLKSAYGYFVAHEFRPQGAWRGRGTILVTHGWGSRSEYMRAIIGELRAHGFRVIALDLPGHGASSGRRLHMASAVAAVKTVQDWFGPFAGLVGHSFGGTVLVNALKGSVNGLEPVDAGRLALIASPNSMPDLFAYFSRELGLGRRSREAFFDRVERVTGSPLSEFVVARQAASLAVPIMVLHAPDDREVPFADAQAIAAGANRAGLRPVDGAGHRRILSDPATLAHLAEFFAGQRLLAAAE
- a CDS encoding MarR family winged helix-turn-helix transcriptional regulator; translated protein: MNNKQQLPWDNPRFHNWIAVVRAEKAVVKALGQALAPLGLKIAQLDVLMNLYRHPGTSQHDLARRLLVGRSNITMLLPQLEEQDLLRREGDPNDRRVMRLYLTEKGEALLMKALEVYTGLIDRVMAQSTPSQCQALGEHMRRIIDELERD
- the gor gene encoding glutathione-disulfide reductase; this encodes MSDFDLDLFVIGGGSGGVRAARLAAGLGKKVAIAEEYRFGGTCVIRGCVPKKLYVYASQFPEHFEDAAGYGWTVGETRFDWRTLVANKDREISRLEGLYRRGLENAGARIIEDRAVLVDRHTVRVGGETLTAQNILIAVGGRPNPHEALPGHEHCIFSNEAFDLKELPKRIAIEGGGYIAVEFANIFHGLGVETTLVYRGKEILSRFDNDLRRGLHEAMEAKGIRILCHELIEKVDKRPDGALDAHLKSGAVESFDQIMLAIGRIPNTEGLGLERAGVETGVKGEIVVDEYSRTNVDNIWAVGDVTDRVQLTPVAIHEAMCFIETAFRDNPTKVDHEMIATAVFSQPEIGTVGLGEEEAAKRYDALEVYRASFRPMRHTLSGRQEKMIMKLVVDAASRRVVGAHVLGPDAGEMAQLLAIPLKAGLTKEDFDRTMAVHPSAAEELVTMYKPSYRVKNGERIDD
- a CDS encoding phosphoglycolate phosphatase → MAPPIIVFDLDGTLIDTAPDLLDSLNHCLQTANVPPVEAAEIRRFVGFGSRVMIERAFADHGQPLIEGQLDALQALFLEHYSAAMPGKSRPFAGVPEAITRFRKAGYLTAVCTNKLEGLSVSLLDALEMTELFGAVCGADTFAHRKPDPRHLLETIERCGGDRDRAVMVGDSRTDIDTAKAAGIPVVAVDFGYTDVHVSTFEPSRVISHFDELTVELAESLIREASGIAVS
- the rpiA gene encoding ribose-5-phosphate isomerase RpiA, with the protein product MALDAKALKIAAGQAALEHVEDGMKLGIGTGSTAEEFIRLLGVRVGEGLKVVGVPTSERTAALCRQLSIPLTDLDETPRLDLTIDGADEIGPELALIKGGGGALLREKIVASASRRMIVIADESKHVATLGRFPLPVEVVPFGLRATLLAIEKTAERLGLSLTHEMRLADGKPFVTDGGHFILDASFGRIPEPRALAQALNGIPGVVETGLFTGLASLAILAGGDGIRTIDA
- a CDS encoding L,D-transpeptidase family protein, which gives rise to MAKRSVKYVSLTVLAFAAGLAGHVPQASAEQYLFDMLFGNRSNRQPVRQAPVVREPEQPAPRAAAPKVSGPSYYNYRAEDLRKLDVTAIAPKAEEGAQFPPDSRFTRALAAAGDLDILAEKPIVDAVTAYYQENPAFIWSDENGPNERALATLGVLRAASEDGLVEADYAVREPSASGDEDARLADLMRFELMLSARALRYARDATRGRVDPNKLSGYHDFPEKPFDAGRVLNILSQTANAPRYLASLQPANEIYAALRKELAALRASQEREIVVDPDTFVRPGGSHPDFAKLLRIIDRDADDAFRREHGVLLASYAGSETYADELVPVIKAAQKRHDLNPDGIVGRRTVGALAGESKAARIDKVILAMERLRWHPSHMGSRRVMINAASFTASYMEDGKEKLAMRTVVGKTANQTSFFYDEIEYVEFNPYWGVPRSILINEMLPRLRKDPGYLDRAGYEVTDAKGRRIPSSAVNWSRYGANIPYNVRQTPSERNALGELKIMFPNKHAIYMHDTPARNLFSRDTRAFSHGCVRLHEPRAMAAAVLGTTEEDVGAAVARGKNSRRNVPSKIPVYVGYFTAWPDASGSVAYHDDVYDRDARLSTALTKVGDARSAGS